A segment of the Maridesulfovibrio zosterae DSM 11974 genome:
CGGTTTATAATGCAAACCAGACTGTACCTTACACTCTACCGGATAACGCCACACGTACAGTTATTAAAACCAATTCCAGCAAGGATGCGCAAGGTTCTAATGAGCTGCGTTTTGAGGATAAGGCCGGTGAGGAGGAAGTGTTCATTCATGCGCAAAAGGATATGAATACTACCATTGAAAACGAACGTACTACTACCATCAAAAAAGCTGACGATACCCTGACGCTGGAAAAGGGCAACCGTTCTCTGGACATCCAGAAAGGAACTGAAACCCATCATGTAAAAGGTACACGCAGTGTTACGGTGGAAGATGCTGAAACGCGAACCAACAAAGCTGACTACACAGCAACTGTTGATGGTGACTACAATCTCACTGTTAAGGGAGCCATGACCTTGAAAGTAACTGGCGACATCACCATCTCATCTGACGGCAATGTTACCATAAAAGCAGGGCAGAATGTGACGGTGAAAGGGGGGCAGGACCTGAATACTGAAGCCGGTATGAGCGCAACACATAAGGCCTCTACATCCATCACAGTACAAGGGCTCAGTTTTTCAGTTAAAGGAGATGCTTCGGGCGAGGTTGACGGAGGAGGTGCACTGACAGTTAAAGGCGGTATGGTCAGTATAAATTAGTGAATTGATATGATTCGAAATTATGCAGCTTCGTGCAGGGAGCGCAGTATGAATGAGGATAATGATTACGTACAGCGTGACGATCAGGGAAATATCCTGTTCAGGGTTCCTTTGAAAGATGGCAAGCCGCACGGGACAGGACATATGTTCAATTCCGAGGGGCGTATAGTGCAACAGATGGAATATCAACATGGCGTAGTAGAAGGAGAAGTGCGGCGGTTTGATGAGGATGGGCATCTTGTGCAGGTTTCGAATATGCAAAATGGAAAGCTCAATGGCGAACTTCGTACTTTTGAACACCAGCGGCCTCATATTCTTATGAACTATGTAAATAACGAGCCAAATGGTATCATGCAGGTATGGCATCCTAATGGACAGTTGGCGGCGAAAACGACCCTTCTGCATGGAAAGCAAGAAGGAGAATCACTTGTTTACGGGGAGCAGGGTGAACTGATGCAACGGTTGAACTATCAGAATGGAATGTTGCATGGATCAGCTGAACAACTTTTTTCTTCCGGTACAATACGTGAAAAAACACATTGGGTAGAAGGGTTGAAACATGGCGAGTCTTTAACTTTTTCGGAATCCGGAGAACTGGAAAGGCAAGTACAGTACGAGAAAGGAAACGTTCTGTCACAAAAGCTTATTGACGAACTTTCGACCAAGAAGAAATCCTGGCATCAGGCAATCTTCGGGGGCAAGTAGGCATGTCACAACTGGTTGTTTCAGGGGCTATGCTCCAGTGTTCATTCGGAGTCGCGCCATGCTCCTTGGTGGTCATGCCTATGAACAGAGTTATGTGTTCTACTCCGGCGGCAAATATCATGGATTATATTCCTATGGTGAATGTGCCGGGATTTGCTATGTGTACTTCGCTGGCCAATCCCACAGTTGCTTCCGCCACGGCTGCGGCCTTAGGCGTACTGACTCCGATGCCCTGCATCCCGAGTCTCGTTGCTCCGTGGATTACCGGTTCGCCAACGGTTCTACTCGGGAAAATGCCTGCTTTGAATAACAGTTCAACCCTTATGTGTATGTGGGCGGGTAGTATATCAATCGTCAGTGCCGGACAGTTTACTACAACCGTTCCATAGAGGAAATATTATGGTTAAGACCAAAATGAAAGTTCTTCTTTATGTAGCCATAACAGGGTTTATTTTATCTCTGCTCGGAGCTGTTTTGTTTGCAGGAATGCTTATATCCGAAAATATGGGGTCTGCTTCGAATGCAACTAAATCTCAAGTGAAGGGGCAGGTTGCATCACCACCACAGTACATAGTCAACTCCACAGCATTGCCTGCCATTGTCTATCCAAGAAGAAAGACCAGTAACACCGTCGCAACAAACGGTTCCTCAGTAACAAATTCTAATGTATTGACCTTGCAGGTTGGATCATATCTCAGCCTGAATTCTGCAGAAAAAGAGGCTGCACGAGTAGCCGGACTGGGATTTAAAGCGGAAGTACATATTCAGGAAAAATCTCCGCCAGTCTATGTTGTGTGGACTGGAAATTTTACAGATATGGCAACAGCCAGTGCCGAGGCAAAACGTCTTCAACAGCAGGGTAAAATAGCAGCCTCAATTGTGCCGATTGATAAAGCGGCTCTTGTTCCGGGAAAAGCAGGAATTCCACTTTGGCTGGCGCAGGTTGGGTCATTTCTCACCCAGCGATCCGCTGGAACTGAGGTTGCCAAACTGAAAAATGAGGGAATAAAGGCAAGTGTGGTTCCTCTTTATGATAAGAAAAGCAGGCTATGGTATGCAGTTATTCTTGGAACTTTTCCCGATAAAGCTAAAGCAAAAGAGGCATGTGCCGCATTTAAAGGGAAGGTAAATGGGGAATGTATTGTTTATCCTATTGATAAAGGGATATTTGAGGGACGTATGGGGGGGAAGGAGTCCATGAATGAGAGCTAGTTTGTATTTATAAATACTGTAGCAGTATATTTAAATATGTCTCTAATTGAGTCATAGGTGTATTTTTACAATATGAAAGCTAAGTAATTATTTAAACAAGGTGATCCTACCAACTATCGATTTTGAAATTATATTTGTACAGTGAATTTTCTAATATGCAGGAGCTCCGTTATCTGGATATTTCGGGAAAAATAATTTTAACTAATGCTGAAGCCTCTTGAGTAGACATGATAGCACCAAATTCACTTATAAATGGTTTCAGGTTATCAATTAGTATAGGGATTTGTTCTATGCATGCTTTGGCTGGATCATAGTCGTTCATTTCTGTTGGGGTGGAATTATTTTCGTTTTGATAAATATGACAGGATAATTTCCAGGCTACCTGTAGATCTCTGTATGCATATCGATATTCTTTCAGATTTATATATGTCTTGCCTCTAAGAAGAAATGCCGACGCTTTTTCATATTCATTTGCATCAGAATCAATGAAGTGGTCCAGGCTTTTTATGGCGCTGTTATACTGGGCTTTCTGATTGTACGCGCGGGCTTGATCAATTGAGTCAAACATGAGAGCGCAGCCGGAAATTCCCAGCAGAGTGTAGATAGCAAATATGTTGAGTATGATTTTGATATGTAAGTGCATCTTTACCATGATGCAGATATTATTGCATAGCCTTGGAACTACTGTCTATGCTGTTTATTCTTATCGCGGGCAGCGAATCTCTATATTAAAAATTGGGCAAAATCTTAACACTGTTGGTAGTGATATCTATTTTAGACAGCTTAAAAAAATCCCCCTCACCATAATGATAATGAAGGGGATGATACTTTCAATTTACTAAACTAAATTATCTGCTGCCAATTGTGGGTTAATATATTTTTCTAAAATATCATGTTTTTGATTTTCTTTTATGCTCACAAATTGAACTCCATAGCCAATGAAATTATTCTTAGGTGTCGTTTTCCAGCGAATAGCAGCATATACAGGCAGCTTATCCTCTAGTGTATCAAATTTAATGTTAATGAATTTTTGATTTGAAAAATCTGTTTCAGTTCTAAAAAAACACCCTGATTCTGAAATATTGATTATTGTTGCGGAAATAGGTTGAGCCATTGCATGATCATATTCATGACTCAATTTTACTTGTATATTGACGTTTGCGCGGTCAAACCGTCTTATCTGTCCTTTCTTTTTTTCTATGCAGTTTGTTTTGAATTCGGCCAAATCATCGATAAAACCAACTTTTCCTGCTTTTATTTTGATACGCATAACAGGCTTATTTGCAGCAAGTGAAAATACTTTGTTCCTATCATTGGCAGGAGTTTGCATTACTTTGCGCATTTCAAGAATCACTCCTGAAAAATCTCCGCTTAGAATTTCCTCAAAAAAATGATCCAGACTTGTGCAGAATTTAATATCGAGATCGGCAGCGATATCAATATTTTGAAATGGCAATTTGTTGTCAGTAAAAGCTATAACCGGAATTAGGTCAGTGCCTGACATTTTTCCTCCTGAAATTGAAAAGCCGGAATCTCGAAATGAGATTCCGGGCAAAGGTATGAGATAAAAGTTATAGTCTTGTTACGCAGTTGTTAAATTTCAAACAACATTTCAAGATCATCACGAGTAAGTGATTTGAGTGCTGACTGCCCGGGAATAATTGCATCAGCAACGCTCTTCTTCATTTCCTGAAGCTTGAGTATCTTTTCCTCAACAGTGTTCTGACAGATCATCTTGTATGCAAAAACCTGACGTTTTTGACCTATACGGTGAGTTCGGTCTGTTGCCTGATTTTCAACAGCAGGGTTCCACCAAGGATCGTAGTGAATAACATAGTCTGCCGAAGTAAGATTAAGTCCGGTTCCTCCAGCCTTAAGAGAAATAAGGAAGATGGGAATATCCGGGCTGTCATTGAATTTGTCCACCTGTTCGAAACGGTCTTTACTGGATCCGTCAAGATAGGTGAAAGGAATATCTTTAATGGTCAGCCAGGAACGGATGACGTGCAGCATCTGAACGAACTGTGAGAATACCAGCACCTTATGGCCGCCTTCTACAATATCAAAGATAAGGTCTTTAAATGCATCAAATTTACCGGATGGCAGATTGGTTGATAAACCCGGCATATCCAATTTGAGTAGTCTTGGATGACAACAGATCTGTCTAAGCTTGAGAAGTGCATCAAGGATAGACATCTGGCTTTTGGCCATACCTTTCTCGTCAACATCTCTAAGAACTTGATCTTTAAGACGTTTAGCGAGTGCTGTATAAAGTTCCCGCTGCTCTTCGATAAGTTCGCAATAATGAACTGTTTCGATTTTGGGAGGCAGATCTTTAGCAACCTCAGATTTGGTGCGGCGCAGGATAAATGGTTTAACCCTTGTACGCAGGTAATTTAAAGTTTCCTCATCACCATCTTTGATCGGTTTGACAATTCCTCTTTGAAAAGCATGCTGCGAGCTTAGGAAGCCGGGCATGAGGAACTCAAAAAGTGACCATAGTTCAAAAAGGTTATTCTCGATGGGAGTACCGGAGAGACATAGTCTCATATCTGATTTCAGCTTACGTACAGACTTTGCAGTGATGGTATTAGGATTCTTGATATTCTGCGCCTCATCCAGAATCACAGATACATATTCATGTTTCAGGAGTTCTTCCAAATCACGACGCAGCAGTGCATATGTTGTAATAACAATTGTAGAACTGGTTATTTTTTTAAATAATTCTTCACGTCTGGAACCGTAAATGGTCAGCAAAGGAAGTTGCGGGCAGAACTTTTGTGCCTCACGTTCCCAGTTCGGAAGAACTGAGGTAGGCACTATAATCAAGTTAGGTCCGGTAATACCCCTTTCGTGCAGCGACAGAATGAAAGACAAGGTCTGAATTGTTTTACCCAGTCCCATTTCATCAGCCAGAATACCACCAAAGCGATAGTCTCGCAGGAAATTGAGGTAACTAAGTCCCTGTACCTGATAAGGACGTAAAGTCGCATCCAGCCCTCTAGGCTGATCAATCATCTTAATTTCATCGAAGTTGTGGATTTTTTCTCTGAGCTTTACAAAGTGCTCATCAGTTTTAGCATCCGGCAAGTCTTCAATAATTTTATCCAGAACGGGTGTCTCGTACTGTTCGTATTGCTGTCTAGGAGGTTGCTCAGGGTCATATCCAAGCGCTTTAAGCTTGTGACTGAGTTTCTTTAGCCATGACTCTGGCAGACTTGTATATGAACCGTCTTTGAGCTGAACATAGCGTTTGCCTTGACTCCATGCCTCCCATATTTTCTCAATGGGAACACGCTGGTCATCATACTCAACATTAATATCGAGATTAAACCATTTATTATCATCATCGGTCTCAACTTCAGCGATAATCTGCGGAGAAGTCAGTCTGACTTTATAACGGGTCAGATTCTTTTCGCCATAGATTCTGTAGGCCTCAACAAGCTGAGGATAAAAATCAAGCAGGAAGGTGATAGCTGCTTCCTGTTCCATGAACCAGATGGAGTTGTTACGTGGCTGAAATCCCATATCGCGTAGCTCAGAGAAAAGCTGAGCCTCTTCATCCTGTGCGCGGCGTACAAGGTATGATTTTTCACCTTCCCTATAGCTTCCTGTCTGCAGGTCTGGATTAGGATCACCCATTGGTATTTCGCCGTGTTCAGTCTCGTAGATATTATCGATTCTGATTGTCAGCAGTGAGCCTTCTTCATTCAAGTACAGCTTCGGATTGAAAGATGCTGGAACAAAGAACGGTTGCATTTTTTCAAGAAATTCTTCGTGATCATGCAGGTCGGAAACAGGTATCTGTGTCCACACCCGATCAAGAAATTCTGGAATATCTGCCGGAGGGATAATTGGATCCTGTATGTGCATCTCCTGCACCAATTTAGGGGCAAGAGTTGTTTGTACCGGGTAAAAGCCCTGTTTCCAATATACCCAAAGAGGCAGTCTGCCGTAAAAGAAAACCTCTTCATCGTCCATAATGGAGAAGGGTGGTTTTCCTTCATCAGACAATAGTATATCAAAGCGGAGACCTTCTTCTGAAAGTTCAGGAGAAAGTTTGAGCTGCATAGTCCTGCTTTCAATGCGTATAGGAATATCGGTATCTCTTAAAAACAGGTAGTATTCATCTTTTATTGCGGTGAAAAACCACGCATGAAGGCCTGCCGGTATGTCTACCCGATGCCCTCTGTAGTCCAGAAAGTGTCCTATCTGTTCGGCCACTAATGGCAGGTTAGGAGAGGTTTCACTCCATTCAGGTTTTTCAATAATTTGTTCAAGGTCAATTTCATTTTGCACTTGAGAAAGGCCGGATTTATTTTGTCTGGCCCTGAAAAAAGCTACCTGCAATCTTTCCGGTTCTGGAAACATACGGTAGATTATATAGTGCTTGCCTGATTCCGGTTCAAGTTCTGTGGAAAAGAATGAACGAAAATTCTGACGCCAGTCAGCAAGTTTCTGTGTTTCAGCCTTTTCAACTTCAGAATCAAGAGTTTGCAGAAGTTTAAGCGCAACTGCTCCTACATGCTTACATACGCCGGAAAAAGATTCCGGGCAGTTGCAATAGAAGTTTATGCTTTCTTCTGCCAGATTAAGTCCTAATTCTGAGGAGTAGTTTTGAAAATCATCACCTTGAATTGATGCATCTACATCCCAGTATCTTTCACGTTTCTTCAAATCAAGACGTTGCACACCTTCAGCTGCAACAATAGATCGGGAGCTGTCCAGAATGTATTCCGGTACGGTTCCTGTAATAAATGATTTGAGAATTGATTTAACTACAGCTTCTTCGTTTTGTGACATACTTACACGTTCCCCCGAACTGCACCTTAGTAGTAAGTAGTTATATATAAATTAATGTTGTTATAATGGAAATTATTCAAATTCAAATGTATTACGGTGAATCCGTAAAGTAAAAAAGTTGCGCGGTCAATCTGTCCGCGTGCATTACTTGGCTTTTCTTTAACATTAGTCCATAGTGAGTACATTATCAATGTAGTTGGCTTTATGGAAGATTTTTATTCAAAAAAACAGGGAAAATATGAATCGATCAGCGATTATCTTAATATTTATAGGCTGTATTGCTATTCTATCTGCTTGTAGTCAGGATACGGCTCCAAAGACCAGTAAGGCTTCTAACACTGCTTCAGTCTCGGCCGAAAAATATGGTTCAAAACCTGTAAACGGCGGTAGGATGACTGAGCCTTCAATCGGTGAGCCCATGTGTCTGATTCCGGCTCTTTCATCTGATTCTGCAAGCCATACTGTTGCAAGTAAACTATTTGTTTCACTTCTTAAATATAACAAAGATATCGAACTTGTTCCTGATGCTGCAGAATCTTTTGAGGTGCTGGATGGCGGTAAGCTTTTTAAATTTAAAATTCGCGAAAATATCAGATGGTCTGACGGTGAACCGCTTACTGCTGAAGATGTTGAATTTACTTATAAGCTTATGATCGATCCGGCAACCCCTACAGCTTACTCTGGAGATTTTAAAAATGTCAAAGATTTTAAAGTGACAGGGAAATACAGCTTTGAAGTCCGATACGATAAAGTTTTTGCCAGATCACTGATAACTTGGGCCATGGATATTCTTCCTAAACACATTTTAGAAAATGAAGATCTTAATACTACAAAATACAGACGTGCTCCTGTTGGAGCTGGACCTTATAAGCTCAAAGAGTGGATTCCCGGGCGTAGGGTGATTCTTGAAGCCAATGATGATTATTTCGAAGGTCGTCCTTACATTGATGAGATTGTCTACAGGATTATTCCTGATCTTTCTACACAATTTATGGAACTCAAAAGCGGAAATCTTGACAGTATGGGATTAACACCTCAACAATATTTATTTCAGACTAAAGGTGTTAATTGGGAAAAAGATTTTCAGAAATTCAAGTATCTTTCGTTTTCGTATGCATATCTTGCTTTTAATATGGAAAGTAAATTTTTTAAGGATAAGCGGGTAAGGCAGGCCATTAACTATGCTGTAGATAAAAACGAGATAGTTAAAGGTGTTTTGCTGGGGCTCGGATATCCTGCTCTTGGACCTTATAAGCCGGGAACATGGGTTTATAATGATAAGTTAAAACCGTTTGGTTTTAAGCCGGAGAAAGCCAGAGAGCTATTGAAAGCGGCCGGATGGACCGATTCTGACGGTGACGGAATTATTGACCGTGACGGTGAACCTTTTTCTTTTACAATTATAACAAATCAGGGAAATTCCTTGCGTATTAAGGCGGCAACAATTATTCAGAATCGTCTTAAGGGGATCGGAATTGATGTGAAGATAAGGACAGTAGAGTGGGCAGCTTTTATCAAGGAGTTTATCGATAAAGGTCGTTTTGATGCCACTATACTTGGTTGGAACATCCTTCAGGACCCTGATATATATTCAGCATGGCATTCTTCCAATGCAGTCCCCGGTGGACTTAACTTTATAAAGTATAAGAATGCAGAACTTGATGAATTACTTGAAAAAGGGCGTACCACTTTGAAGCAGGAAGAACGGAAGAGAATTTATGACCGTGTCCAGGAAATTCTGCAAGAAGAACAGCCATACTGTTTTCTCTATGTGCCGATGGCCTTACCTATCTACAGTAGTAGAATTAGAGGTTTGAAAGTCGAGCCTGCGGGACTCGGGTACAATGCAAATAGCTGGTGGATTCCAGCATCATTACAGAAGAAGCCTAGCTTACAGCAATAATTATGATACGAATTAACGAAATTACTGACGCTGTCAGTTCTTATATTGATGATCCTGATCTGGCTCTGATCCAGCGGGCTTATGTATTTTCAGCCCGGGCCCATGAAGGTCAGGTTCGTCTTTCAGGTGAACCATATCTTTCACATCCGCTGCATGTTGCTAAAGTTTTAGCTGACATGCGTCTTGATGAGCCTACTGTTGCGGCTGGTCTGCTGCATGATACCGTGGAGGATACTGACACTACTATTGACGAAATTGCGGACCTCTTTGGTGAAGAGGTTGCTGATATTGTTGATGGAGTAACCAAGATCAGCATGATGGATTTTGAATCCAAGGCCATCGCAAAAGCTGAGAATATCCGCAAAATGATTCTTGCAATGGCTGAAGATATTCGCGTGCTGATGGTTAAGCTTGCTGACCGCCTGCATAACATGCGTACTCTCGGTTATCAAAAGAATTTCAAGCAGTTGCTGATTGCTCAGGAGACTCTTGATATATATTCCCCGCTTGCTAACAGGCTGGGGCTGTACATGGTCAAGCGTGACCTTGAAGATCTTTGTCTGTTTTATCTTCAGCCGGATAAATATAATGCTATTACAGACGGGCTTGAGCGTCAGCATACTTTGGGCAAAGAATATGTGGATAAAGTTATTGATCTGCTGACCGGTATCCTCAAAGACAATGAGCTTAAAGGAAATATCTACGGTCGTACAAAGCACAAATACAGCATTCATAAAAAGATGCAGCGTCAGGGGCTTAATCTTGATGAAGTACATGATATTATTGCCTTCAGAGTCATAGTTGACTCTGTAAAGGATTGTTATGCGGTGCTCGGTTTAGTCCATTCCATGTGGATGCCGGTATCAGGACGTTTCAAGGATTATATTTCCATTCCTAAAGCCAATATGTATCAGAGTCTGCATACAACTGTTATTGGCCCTGAAGGTGAGCGTATTGAGATTCAGATACGTACTGACGAAATGCAGCAGGTTGCGGAATACGGGGTTGCAGCTCACTGGCAGTATAAGGAGACAGGGCTTAGTGAGTCAAAACAGAACAGGGATGCAGAACGTTTTTCATGGCTGCGCCAGATCATGGACTGGCAGCGTGAACTTGAAGACCCTCGTGAATTTATGGCTTCGTTGCGATTCGATCTTTTTAATGAGGAGGTCTATGTATTTACCCCTGCAGGAGAGATCAAAGAACTCCCTGACGGAGCCACTCCTGTTGATTTCGCTTACTCAATTCATACTGAGGTAGGTAACCACTGTACCGGAGCCAAGGTTAACGGACGTCTGGTTCCTCTGACAACCTCTCTTAAAAATGGTGATACAATTGAAGTTTTCACCGATAAGAACCGCAAGCCCAGCAGGGACTGGCTTAAGTTTGTCAAAACTGCGAAAGCGCGTACCCGTATTAAGCACTATATCCGTACAGAAGAGAGGACCAGTTCAATCAATCTGGCGAAGGAAATGCTTGAGAAAGAAGGTCGCCGGATGAATCTGAATGTACCCAAGGCCATGAAAGACGGTTATTTTGTCATGCTGGCCGATGAGTTCTCCATGGGGAGTGTGGACGATCTGCTTTCAAATATCGGCTACTCAAGAATTACTCCTAAGAAAGTGCTGCACCGCTTGTATGCTGTTATCAACGAGATTGAAGGCATTGAGGAAGAGCCGAAGCAGCATCATCATGAGGATGAAGAGGATAAGAATAAGGGCGCTGCAAACTCTATTGACATTGAAGGTGTTGATAATGTTTTGGTCAGATTTGCAGGTTGTTGTACCCCTCTCCCCGGTGAACCTATTATCGGGTATATCAGTCGTGGGCGCGGGGTTGTAATCCATGCTTCTACCTGTCCAAATATTAAGAGTCTTGAAGAAGAAAGGCTGCTCAGTGTTTCATGGTCTGGAGGACAGGAAGAAGAATCGCATCCGACTCAAATTAGAATCAGATGTAAGAATCATAAAGGAATGCTCGCTGAAATAAGTACTGTGCTTACCGATATGGACGTGAATATTGATTCCGGCACATTTAAATCAGATGTAGATGGAAGCTCCGTCCTTGAGTTTACTGTGGAAGTTCGGGATCTTGGTCATCTTCATCGCTCACTTAATAAAGTTAAAGTAATTGACGGGGTCTTTGAAGCAATAAGAGTCAGTTAGTTTAAAATAAAATATTTGATTTAAGTCCTGTTGATTTTTTCAGCAGGACTTTTTTTATAGCTGATTCGTCTTCATGCTTTTATCGGGAGTTGGCGCCAGTCTATAGTGATCTGTATTATTGGGCATTCGATGGATTCTAGGTATGAGAAATTAAGTCGTAGCTTAAATGATAGTTTAAAACATTTTTTTTAAACAAACGTTTGACTTCTTTTCTGACAGTGTTTACTTGTCTGTGAAGAAAATGAGAATTTTAATTTTTCTAAAAGTAATAGATCAAATGAGGTTAATATAGATGACGGTAACCCCCAAAGGCAAAACTAATAAGGCTCGTGGAGAGGAAACACGCGAAAAACTTGTGCAAGTTGGCCTCAAATTGTTTGCATTAAATGGATTTAACGGCGTAAGCATGCGGAATTTAGCGAGTGTAGCTGAAGTTAATCTTGCCACTGTCGGTTATCATTTTGGTGGGAAGATGGGGCTGTATGAGGCCGTACTCCGAGATATAATAAAGCGTAAGGATCTTGTATTTCCAGATATTGATACCGTCCGGTTTCAAATGAACCGGTTAAAAAAAGGGGAAATATCAAAGTGTGATATTTTCTCATGGTTTTACAGGAAAATTGTACTGGGAATGATTGGCACTGAAGATACTGTGTATGCGGCACTTATTATAGATCGCGAACTGGTAGCTCCAAGTGAGCATTATGAGTTGCTTGATAAGGAGTTTTTCTCTCATTCCATGGGAACTATGGAGGAGCTTCTAGAATTTATTATGGATGGCAAAGTTTCCCGGGAAGAGATCATGATTATCAGTACTTGTCTAATTGGAATGGCTCTCAAGTTTGTTAATCCCAAAGTCTTAATGGATCGGGTCGGCTGGGATGGGTACACAGCTGAACGTGTTGAAGAAGTTACCGAAATTTTATGCAGAAGGGCAGTCGCATTTGTCGGCTGTGAGGAGTCCTGATTAAATGAAAAAATATACATTGGTATTAATGCTGCTTTTGGCTCTTGCTCTCACTGGTTGTAAGGAGAAGCCTGTATCTGAACAGGAGGTATTGCGCCCTGTAAAAACAATGCAGATAGGCAGTTCCGCATCAAGCAGACAGTGGGTTTTCTCTGGAACGGCAGAGGATGCTCTGCAATCAGATCTCTCATTCAGAGTTGGTGGAAAGATAGTTTCTTTTCCAGGGGATCAAATCGGTAAAAAATTTCGTGCAGGAGAGGTAATTGCGAAGCTTGATCCTGCTGATTATGAACTGACAGTCCGTCAGAATGAATCTAATCTTGAGCAGGTGCGTGCAAACTTTATCCGTGCAAAAGCTGA
Coding sequences within it:
- a CDS encoding TetR/AcrR family transcriptional regulator → MTVTPKGKTNKARGEETREKLVQVGLKLFALNGFNGVSMRNLASVAEVNLATVGYHFGGKMGLYEAVLRDIIKRKDLVFPDIDTVRFQMNRLKKGEISKCDIFSWFYRKIVLGMIGTEDTVYAALIIDRELVAPSEHYELLDKEFFSHSMGTMEELLEFIMDGKVSREEIMIISTCLIGMALKFVNPKVLMDRVGWDGYTAERVEEVTEILCRRAVAFVGCEES
- a CDS encoding RelA/SpoT family protein, giving the protein MIRINEITDAVSSYIDDPDLALIQRAYVFSARAHEGQVRLSGEPYLSHPLHVAKVLADMRLDEPTVAAGLLHDTVEDTDTTIDEIADLFGEEVADIVDGVTKISMMDFESKAIAKAENIRKMILAMAEDIRVLMVKLADRLHNMRTLGYQKNFKQLLIAQETLDIYSPLANRLGLYMVKRDLEDLCLFYLQPDKYNAITDGLERQHTLGKEYVDKVIDLLTGILKDNELKGNIYGRTKHKYSIHKKMQRQGLNLDEVHDIIAFRVIVDSVKDCYAVLGLVHSMWMPVSGRFKDYISIPKANMYQSLHTTVIGPEGERIEIQIRTDEMQQVAEYGVAAHWQYKETGLSESKQNRDAERFSWLRQIMDWQRELEDPREFMASLRFDLFNEEVYVFTPAGEIKELPDGATPVDFAYSIHTEVGNHCTGAKVNGRLVPLTTSLKNGDTIEVFTDKNRKPSRDWLKFVKTAKARTRIKHYIRTEERTSSINLAKEMLEKEGRRMNLNVPKAMKDGYFVMLADEFSMGSVDDLLSNIGYSRITPKKVLHRLYAVINEIEGIEEEPKQHHHEDEEDKNKGAANSIDIEGVDNVLVRFAGCCTPLPGEPIIGYISRGRGVVIHASTCPNIKSLEEERLLSVSWSGGQEEESHPTQIRIRCKNHKGMLAEISTVLTDMDVNIDSGTFKSDVDGSSVLEFTVEVRDLGHLHRSLNKVKVIDGVFEAIRVS